One window from the genome of Cryptomeria japonica chromosome 6, Sugi_1.0, whole genome shotgun sequence encodes:
- the LOC131856157 gene encoding uncharacterized protein LOC131856157, whose translation MMSTCKYSNVVEPVRKLKKKDGFIRTKGNDGKCALPDNSPPVTARAKGTKSQYQRREMLQSCKEGLPSLKKQNRAILGGEVNSEPFKVRHPYSTKNSKSFKDKASKYPFVNSSQLKINAAATVSAKLMKKPTKVINRVNYYSNPPVIDDNIEYSLLTSEISDQELLDLNLLPDGLQQHKLTVTPVFTPKKSERPIVGGFYSFDGSRFSPMEEASLILHSPIADAYSIGYYSNSSVVSDSANTDDDFDGNFHSSGSNEQDLLDLNSLTDGYVNTPLSTPEKSDRGFDSFDGSKFSPIEEALLVLNSPNEDMFLTPLSSKETSKRVSVRGLHSFDGYNFSPIEEALPILNGPIKDPFISSVSTGVISENTPTYMLPIPDCIWNADSTVSLQSSPTQCFDPWSEETKSTSENGASYDKCSWKGSESTDSCFFYSSKADRMKPSRLASQWTTDTSALTISKKKKQRINDIGEVEWFSNLRFLSDSAVVDDEAGWGLLSSGTSEEELSSLNVLPVGLFPKKEIITSTSTTEKPKIVIAGGIHSFDGSRFSPIEQSFLIVNDPIVNEYACNTDKGGETSQVVELKGKHDFCSLLEAELLDEKTQNKKLDRILKLQTDLLEVKAQIKYLGWLLESSLRRADMLLAIKACKTG comes from the exons ATGATGTCTACTTGTAAATATTCTAATGTAGTGGAACCGGtaaggaagctaaagaagaaagaTGGGTTTATAAGAACCAAAGGAAATGATGGAAAATGTGCTTTGCCAGATAACAGTCCCCCTGTAACAGCTAGGGCCAAAGGAACAAAATCCCAATATCAAAGAAGAGAAATGTTGCAATCCTGTAAAGAAGGCTTGCCAAGTCTAAAAAAACAGAATAGGGCAATATTGGGTGGAGAAGTCAATTCTGAACCTTTTAAAGTTAGGCACCCTTATTCAACAAAGAATTCAAAATCCTTTAAGGATAAGGCCTCTAAATATCCATTTGTAAATTCTTCACAGTTGAAAATCAATGCTGCAGCAACAGTTTCTGCCAAGTTGATGAAGAAGCCAACCAAGGTAATCAACAGAGTAAACTATTATTCTAACCCACCTGTTATAGATGACAATATTGAGTATAGTCTTCTCACTTCTGAAATAAGTGACCAAGAGTTGCTAGATTTGAATTTGCTCCCTGACGGACTTCAGCAACACAAATTGACTGTGACACCTGTTTTTACACCAAAGAAATCTGAAAGACCTATTGTTGGAGGATTTTATAGTTTTGATGGATCCAGGTTCAGTCCAATGGAAGAGGCTTCTCTAATCCTTCATAGCCCTATTGCAGATGCATATTCCATAGGTTATTATTCTAATTCAAGTGTAGTGAGTGATTCAGCAAATAcagatgatgattttgatggtaaTTTTCACAGTTCTGGATCAAATGAACAAGACCTGTTAGATTTGAATTCACTAACGGATGGGTATGTCAATACTCCTCTTTCTACACCAGAGAAatctgatagaggatttgatagcTTTGATGGCTCCAAGTTCAGTCCAATTGAAGAAGCTTTGCTTGTTCTTAATAGTCCAAATGAAGATATGTTTTTAACTCCTCTTTCTTCAAAAGAAACATCTAAGAGAGTTTCTGTTAGAGGATTGCATAGCTTCGATGGTTACAATTTCAGTCCAATTGAAGAGGCTTTGCCTATTCTTAATGGGCCAATCAAAGATCCATTTATTTCTTCTGTTTCTACTGGCGTGATATCAGAGAATACGCCCACATACATGCTTCCTATACCAGATTGCATTTGGAATGCAGACTCAACAGTATCATTGCAGTCAAGTCCCACACAATGTTTTGATCCATGGTCTGAGGAAACAAAGAGCACTTCAGAGAATGGGGCCTCATATGATAAATGCTCTTGGAAGGGTAGCGAGTCTACTGACTCATGTTTCTTTTACAGTTCTAAAGCAGATAGAATGAAGCCCTCGCGTTTAGCATCACAGTGGACAACAGATACTTCTGCATTAACAATTTCTAAGAAAAAGAAGCAGCGCATAAATGACATTGGTGAAGTAGAATGGTTTTCTAATCTAAGATTTCTGAGTGATTCAGCAGTTGTAGATGACGAAGCTGGGTGGGGTCTCCTCAGCTCTGGAACTAGTGAAGAAGAATTGTCATCTTTGAATGTTCTCCCTGTTGGACTCTTTCCAAAGAAAGAGATTATTACTTCTACTTCTACAACAGAGAAACCAAAAATAGTCATAGCTGGAGGAATTCATAGCTTTGATGGGTCTAGGTTTAGTCCGATCGAACAGTCTTTCCTTATTGTTAATGACCCGATTGTAAATGAATATGCTTGCAATACTGATAAAGGAGGAGaaacatctcaagttgttgaactCAAAGGTAAACATGATTTTTGTTCTTTATTGGAGGCAGAACTACTGGATGAAAAGACCCAAAACAAAAAGCTGGATCGGATATTAAAG TTACAAACAGATCTACTGGAAGTAAAAGCACAAATTAAATATCTGGGATGGTTGTTGGAG AGTTCCCTAAGGAGGGCGGACATGTTGCTTGCTATCAAAGCTTGCAAGACAGGATGA